The sequence GGGTACCGCACACTTTGCAGGAACTGGTACCCGACATCTCCCTGAGAAGGGAACCGGACGCGCGGTGCTGTAGGCCGGACCTCCGTTGAGAGTCCGATCAAACGGGAGAGCGGCTCCCACGGGATGCCTCCTTCGATTCGACCGACCTACTCCGACGTGCGGGAGGTCACTCGGATCCGCCGGAGACGCCGCTCCAGGCCCGGGAGTACGTCGCGCGCGAAGACCCAGGCTTGGTCAAGGGCGAGCGTCTGATACTCGTGGAGGAGGTCGTTCCGATACTCAACGAGGTCGGTCCAAGGGATCTGCAAGTTCGCCTGCTGCGTACGCTTCGAGACCTTGCTGGCCGCCTCGCCAATGATGGCGAGATCGTAGGCGACGATC is a genomic window of Thermoplasmata archaeon containing:
- a CDS encoding HepT-like ribonuclease domain-containing protein, producing the protein MSPRSEPPDRDARRISDIIEHLESIASELKIGRDAFKADRRVQKIVAYDLAIIGEAASKVSKRTQQANLQIPWTDLVEYRNDLLHEYQTLALDQAWVFARDVLPGLERRLRRIRVTSRTSE